In the Nicotiana tabacum cultivar K326 chromosome 16, ASM71507v2, whole genome shotgun sequence genome, one interval contains:
- the LOC107794011 gene encoding uncharacterized protein LOC107794011, translating to MALALRYVYKKGQVNEPFIGLVRVHDTSAKLLKEAILSLLMKHSLSPSKIRGQGYDGASNMQEKMNGLKALILQETPSAHCIHCFAHQLQLTLVAVAKKHKEVETSFSIVANVLNVLLMSNELSKALQNKEQDIVNAMIFLNLTKERLQQMRYEGWKPLMDEVYLFCTKHDILVPNMKEFYIPGKSKRRPSSVTYSHHLRVEHFYTVIDLQVKELNRRFDVVSGNLLLGMASLNPANSFANFDKERIMTLAKYYPDEFGELKLRDLSHQLDTFILHMQHGDPRLSDLKGISDLAKALVEANLVETYSLVKLTLILLIATATVERAFSSMKSIRESDEIEVCVHGSIMEYDEIKA from the exons ATGGCCCTTGCTTTGCGGTATGTTTACAAAAAAGGTCAAGTGAACGAGCCATTTATTGGTCTTGTTCGTGTTCATGATACCTCCGCAAAGTTGTTGAAGGAAGCAATACTTTCTTTGCTTATGAAACACTCACTAAGTCCATCCAAAATACGTGGACAAGGCTATGATGGAGCTAGTAATATGCAAGAAAAAATGAATGGTCTTAAAGCTTTAATTTTGCAAGAAACTCCTTCGGCACATTGCATTCATTGTTTCGCTCATCAATTACAGTTGACGCTTGTAGCGGTTGCTAAAAAACATAAGGAGGTGGAGACTTCCTTTTCTATAGTTGCTAATGTGTTGAAT GTATTGTTGATGTCGAACGAGCTGAGTAAAGCTTTACAGAACAAAGAGCAAGATATTGTCAATGCCATGATATTTCTTAACCTTACAAAGGAAAGGTTGCAACAAATGAGATATGAAGGATGGAAACCATTAATGGATGAAGTATATTTGTTTTGTACTAAACATGACATTTTGGTGCCTAATATGAAAGAATTCTATATTCCTGGAAAGTCGAAGCGTAGGCCTTCTAGTGTTACTTATTCACATCACTTACGTGTTGAGCATTTTTATACAGTGATCGATTTGCAAGTTAAGGAGCTTAaccgtcgttttgatgttgttagtgGTAACTTGCTTCTTGGTATGGCTAGCTTGAATCCGGCTAACTCGTTTGCTAATTTTGACAAAGAAAGAATAATGACCTTGGCCAAGTATTATCCAGATGAGTTTGGCGAATTGAAGCTTCGAGATCTTAGTCACCAACTTGACACTTTCATATTGCACATGCAACATGGTGACCCTAGATTATCAGATTTGAAAGGAATTAGTGACTTGGCAAAAGCGTTGGTTGAGGCAAATCTTGTGGAGACATATTCACTTGTGAAGTTGACTCTAATTTTACTTATCGCGACTGCAACGGTAGAAAGAGCATTCTCATCCATGAA ATCAATTAGGGAGTCTGATGAAATCGAAGTTTGTGTTCACGGGTCAATTATGGAGTATGATGAAATCAAAGCGTAA
- the LOC142170306 gene encoding uncharacterized protein LOC142170306 has translation MDVFLTKFNFSQPSSSLRNNSSHLIDEFDEKLLNPDPGERVPIDKYNLRIRDDVRRHYIQNGSCQPVDHKFPKTLFGNKMRQFSSGWFKGSYSRWLEYSVKKDAAFCLCCYLFKNDYVYGSTSDSFTKTGFKAWNKASERLDLHVGKVNSFHHKCFNKMLDLSNQSQSIQVAFDKQSEKQRNEHRIRLNASIDVVRFLLYFGLSFRGHDESDFSKNKGLFLGLLEWLAKRLPEVDRVILKHAPKNDMMTSPKIQKDIVSACAQETMKAIINNLDGDYSGILVNESKDFSHHE, from the coding sequence atGGACGTATTTTTGACGAAGTTTAATTTTTCTCAACCAAGTTCTAGTCTTAGAAACAATTCCTCTCATCTTATAGATGAGTTTGATGAGAAATTACTCAATCCCGACCCTGGAGAGAGAGTACCCATTGATAAATATAATCTTAGAATACGGGATGACGTAAGAAGACACTACATTCAAAATGGATCTTGCCAACCGGTTGATCATAAATTTCCTAAAACTTTATTCGGGAATAAAATGCGTCAATTTAGTTCGGGTTGGTTTAAAGGTTCCTATTCTAGATGGTTGGAGTATAGTGTGAAGAAAGATGCCGCATTTTGTTTATGTTGTTATTTATTCAAAAATGATTATGTTTATGGAAGCACGAGTGACTCTTTCACAAAAACGGGCTTTAAGGCTTGGAATAAAGCTTCGGAAAGACTTGATTTACATGTTGGTAAAGTAAATAGCTTCCACCACAAGTGTTTCAACAAGATGCTAGACTTATCAAATCAATCCCAATCAATTCAAGTTGCTTTTGATAAGCAATCTGAGAAACAAAGAAATGAGCACCGAATTCGTTTAAATGCATCAATCGATGTTGTAAGGTTTCTCTTGTATTTTGGATTGTCTTTTCGAGGTCATGATGAAAGtgatttttcaaaaaacaaaggCCTTTTTCTAGGGCTTTTGGAATGGCTTGCAAAGAGGCTCCCTGAAGTAGATAGAGTCATATTGAAACATGCTCCAAAAAATGATATGATGACTTCGCCAAAAATTCAAAAGGACATTGTGAGTGCTTGTGCACAAGAAACTATGAAAGCTATAATCAATAATTTGGATGGGGATTATTCCGGGATATTAGTTAATGAGTCCAAGGATTTTTCACACCATGAATAA